TATTCGACATCGCAGGTCGCAAACTCGCGCGACCAGTCAAGCGACAGGCCCATGGATTTCAGCTGACGCTTCATCGTGTCGATGTTCTGGTAGGTCCATTCCTTCGGATGCACCTTGTTCTGCATCGCCGCGTTTTCCGCAGGCATACCGAACGCATCCCAGCCCATCGGATGAAGCACGTTGAAACCCTTGGCGCGCTTGTAACGGGCAACAACGTCACCCATCGCATAGTTGCGCACATGGCCCATGTGAATGCGCCCTGATGGATAAGGGAACATTTCTAGGACGTAGTACTTCTCGCGGGGATCGCTGTTGTCGGTTTCGAAAGTCTGGTTTTCTTCCCAGATTTTCTGCCAATGAGCTTCCGCCACACGCGGATTATAACGTTCGGATGCCATGAGCGTATTTACTCGTACGAAGGTGATGCAATAAGGAGAGTCGATATTTAATGGCGACCTTCACCACGTATTGGCGAGAGCGTCAACCTTTTGCGGACTTAAAAGCCTGAAAGCGAGAATTCCATGTCAGATATTGGGTCAGATATTGGTGCGAACCTGAACACGGTCAAGACCGCGATTGCCAATGCAGAAAAAGAAGCGCTGCGCAAAAAGGGCTCCGTAACACTGGTGGCGGTTTCAAAAACCTTCGAAGCCGATGAAATTCGCCCGGCACTTGATCTCAGCCAGCGGGTCTTTGGTGAAAACCGTGTTCAGGAAGCTCAAGCCAAGTGGCCCGGCTTACGTGAAGCCTATTCGGGCATCGAGCTGCATCTGATCGGACCGCTGCAATCCAACAAGGCAGCAGACGCCGTGGCCCTCTTCGACGTCATCGAAACCGTCGACCGCGAAAAGATCGCCGCCGCCTTAGCCGCCGAGATCAAAAAGCAGGGCAAAAGCCCGAAGCTCTATGTGCAGGTCAATACAGGCCTTGAAGAACAAAAGGCTGGCATCCCGCCAAAAGAAGCAGTCAGCTTTGTCGAACGCTGCCGCACCGAACATGGCCTCTCAATCGAAGGCCTGATGTGCATCCCGCCTGCAGATGAAAATCCGGGGCCGCATTTTGCACTGCTTGAAAAGCTTGCCCGCGCCGCAGGCGTTGAAAAGCTCTCCATGGGCATGTCGGGTGATTATGAAACCGCTATCGGTTTCGGCGCAACTTCAGTGCGCGTGGGATCGGCTATTTTCGGCAGCAGAAGCTATTCGCCTTCTGCTTGACGCCGTGGAGGCTGCCGGTGCGCACGCACCTTCTCAATAAGTTTGGTGTAAATCCAGGCCAGAATGATTGCGACCACGCATCCGAGCGCTATCTCGATGAGCCGCGATAGTGCGAGCAGAAGCTCTTCATTGCGCGTTTGAGCAAAGCGTCCCGCATCCATCACAATCACCACGGTTGCGGGCGCCAGACGCCAATTGACCGGATAACGGTCGATCATCAGGATCACAAAGACGGTTAATGCTGCTCCAAACAGACTGGCAACCGGCGAATATCCCACGAGCCAGATCGTGATCATACCGATCATGCATCCCACTGCCGTATTGATGGCGCGTGCTTGCGAAAGCGCAAGCGTGGTGCGGACATCGGGATCGGAAATGACGAGAACGGTAATCACCGCCCATATCGGATGCTCAATCCCCGCCCATTGCAATCCAAACCAGCAGATCAGACAGCCAAGCAATGTCTTGGAGGCGTAGAGCAGCGCTTTTTCCGGGTGAGAAAGATGCACAAACGCCATTTGATGAGCCTTAATCCTCGCTGAAATCAGACCATGATGCCGATCATAGAGGAGCTTCGGTCAATGCAAAAGCATCTCTCCCTGCAAATGTTTCCAGTCAGACGGACCAAGCAGCTTGCAGTGAACATAGACCACTGAATGCAGCGGACCGTCGATCTTCTCCTTCCAGAACTCGATGAAGTGGTGCAGCACGGGGAAATCTGGCGCGATATCATAATCCTGCCAGACAAAGAGCTGCAGCAGATGCGGATGATCAGGCATGTGGTAGAAAAGCTTTGCCGTTGTCAGACCGTAACCGGCAAGCTGGAGCTCAAAAGCCGACTTCGCACCGAGGGCTGGCTTTGAATTAAAAGCGGATGTCGTCATAGCGATTTCCCCTTTTTATAGCGAGCCTATTGTGAACACTGAGAGGCTCCGACAATAATTATACTCGTCAAAAATAGTTTTTAAATAGTAAAAACAATATGTTAGCACCATATCGAGATGAGTGCTGCCACGTTGATCATATTTTTGTGCTGCGTCACTCTGGACCATAGTCGATCCCAATGTCTAATTTACGTTTAGCCAGACGGAATGTAGATGAGTCTGGCGATAGCTTCGCCCCGATGCGAGCTATCGATTACGGCGGGAGGATCGCCGTACAGCAAGGAGGATGACATGTCGGAAAAGCTTTACCCTGTTCTGCCGGGGGCAAAGAAGAACACGCTCATAGACAACGAGAAGTATCTCGAATGGTACAATGAGAGCGTGACCGACCCGGATGGATTCTGGGCCAAGCATGGCCGTCGCATCGACTGGTTCAAGCCGTTCACCAAGGTCAAGAACACTGATTTCAACGGCGATGTTTCGATCAAATGGTATGAAGACGGCGTCACCAACGTTTCCTACAACTGTATCGACCGTCATCTGAAAAGCCGTGGCGATAAGGTTGCGATCATCTGGGAAGGTGACAATCCTTATATCGACAAGAAGATCACCTATCGCGAGCTGCATGAAAATGTCTGCCGCCTTGCCAATGTGCTGAAGAAGCATGGCGTAAAGAAGGGTGATCGCGTCACCATCTATCTGCCGATGATCCCGGAAGCAGCTTACGCAATGCTCGCCTGCGCCCGTATTGGTGCGGTGCATTCCGTCGTCTTTGCTGGCTTCTCGCCGGAAGCGCTGGCTGGTCGTATCGTTGATTGTGAATCCACTTTTGTCATCACTGCGGATGAAGGCGTGCGCGGCGGCAGGCCGGTTCCACTGAAAGAAAACACCGATACCGCTATCGACATCGCTGCCAAGCAATATGTGATGGTCAACAAGGTCCTGACTGTGCGCCGTACCGGCGGCAAGGTCAGCTGGGGACCTGGCCGCGATCTCTGGTATCATCAGGAAGTCGCAAGCGTCGAACCGACCTGCGAACCGGAACCAATGAACGCGGAAGATCCGCTGTTCATCCTCTACACTTCCGGCTCCACCGGCAAGCCAAAGGGTGTGCTGCACACCACCGGCGGCTATCTTGTCTACGCTTCGATGACCCATCAATATGTCTTCGACTATCATGATGGCGACATCTACTGGTGTACCGCGGATGTGGGCTGGGTCACAGGCCATTCCTATATCGTCTATGGACCGCTGGCCAACGGCGCCACCACACTGATGTTTGAAGGTGTGCCGAACTTCCCCGATCAGGGTCGTTTCTGGGAAGTGGTGGACAAGCACCACGTCAACATCTTCTACACCGCACCAACGGCGATCCGCGCACTGATGGGCGCTGGCGACGAATTCGTCACCCGCTCATCGCGTTCAACGCTGCGCCTTCTCGGCTCGGTCGGCGAGCCGATCAACCCGGAAGCTTGGGAATGGTATTACAACGTGGTCGGCGATCAGCATTCGCCAATCGTTGATACATGGTGGCAGACGGAAACCGGCGGTATTCTGATCACGCCATTACCGGGCGCAACTGACCTCAAGCCAGGCTCTGCGACGCGCCCATTCTTTGGCGTGAAGCCGCAGCTGGTGGACAATGAAGGCGCGATTGTCGAAGGTGCCACCGACGGCAATCTCTGCATCATCGATAGCTGGCCGGGCCAGATGCGTACCCTTTACGGCGATCACAAACGCTTCATCGAAGCTTACTTCTCCACCTATAAGGGCAAGTATTTCACCGGCGACGGCTGCCGCCGTGATGAAGACGGTTACTACTGGATCACAGGCCGCGTCGATGACGTGCTCAATATTTCCGGCCATCGTCTTGGCACAGCGGAAATCGAGTCGGCACTCGTCTCGCATCACTCGGTTTCGGAAGCCGCGGTTGTCGGCTACCCGCACCCGATCAAGGGACAGGGCATCTATTGCTATGTCACACTGATGACCGGCGAAGCCGTGCAGGACGAAGACGCTCTGCGCAAAGAGCTGGTGAGCCATGTGCGTAAGGAAATCGGCCCGATTGCAACGCCGGACAAGATCCAGTTCTCGCCGGGCCTGCCAAAGACCCGCTCCGGCAAGATCATGCGCCGTATCCTGCGCAAGATCGCTGAAGACGAGTTCGGCTCACTGGGCGATACGTCGACACTCGCTGATCCGGGCGTCGTGGACGATCTGATCGAAAACCGCCAGAATAAGAAATAAAAACAGGCCGGGATTTCCCGGCCTTTTTCTTTATTAACGGAGCCTGTAAATGCGCCCTAGTTTGATGAGATTTTCGTTCCTGCATGCCGAAAATCGTGGTCTTCGAGAACCGGAGCGGAGTGTACTTTTGGGTACATGAGCACCGGAAGCGCAGAAGAACGCGATTTGCAGGCCGCAGAAACGGAAATATCCCAAACTTAGAAGTCGATGGTCCGCCCTTTAATCTCCCAGTCGCCAAAGCGCGCTGGATCTTTGCCGCCGCGACCGCCAATTTCACGCGGTAGCTTTTCGGCATTTTCACTCGCGCGGCGCTCTTCAGCTTCTTTCAGCGCGCGCTGGGCTGCCGGTGGCAAATCTTCAAACTTGCGCGGTTCGGCATTATCATCGTTGGCGGGTTCGTTGAACTTATCGGTCATCTGTTTGCGATCCGTTATTAGAGCCCATTATTGAAGATCAGGCATTTCATACCCATCATATAGTTAAACCTGACGGGGAAGCAAAACCCCGATTAAGTAAACTGTTGCTGAACCGGAGACCTATACGCATGAATATGACGAAAACTGCCATGCTGATTGCTCTCATGACAGTCATGTTCATGAGCATCGGCTATTTGCTGGGCGGCGGCGGCGGCATGATGATCGCGCTGGTGATCACTATTGCGATGAACCTGTTTGGCTACTGGAATTCCGACAAGATGGTGCTGCGCATGTACAATGCGCAGGAAGTCGATGAGCGTTCCGGCTCCGATTATTATCGCATGGTCAGGGGGCTTGCTGCCAATGCGGGCCTACCGATGCCAAAGGTTTATATTATCCACGAAGACCAGCCCAATGCCTTTGCAACGGGCCGAAACCCGGAAAATGCTGCTGTCGCAGCCACGACCGGCCTTCTCAATCGCCTGACACCGGAAGAAGTTGCGGGCGTGATGGCACATGAGCTGGCGCACGTTCAGAACCGCGATACGTTGACCATGACAATCGTGGCCACGCTTGCCGGTGCCATTTCCATGCTCGGCAATTTCGCATTTTTCCTCGGCGGAAACCGTGAAAACGGCAATGGGATTATCGGCGTCATCGGTACAATTCTTGCAATGATCGTGGCTCCTTTTGCGGCGATGATCGTGCAGATGGCGGTAAGCCGTACCCGTGAATATGCCGCCGACCGTCGCGGTGCTGAAATCTGCGGCAACCCGCTCTGGCTCTCATCCGCCCTTGGCAAGATCGCCCGCGGCGCTAAGTCTGTTGTCAATGAAGAAGCCGAGCACAACCCGGCAACCGCACATATGTTTATCATCAACCCGCTGAGCGGACGTGGTGCAGACAACCTGTTTTCGACACATCCGGACACCGACAATCGTATTCAGGCGCTGGAGCAGATGGCAGCTGAAATGGGCATTCGTTCGGCTGGAATGACGCAGCGCAACACAGCCCCTGCACAAAACAGTGGTCCTTGGGGACAAACTAGTGGTAATGCAGACAAAAATAACAGTGGTGGCTCCGGTTCCAATTCTGGCTACCGAGGCCCGTGGTCGTAGAAACGCATCCCAAGCGTTAGATAAAGTAGAACAGCGTGAACGATAAGAAACCTGCGCCAAAGCGTGGAAATAACAAGCCGCAGACACATGACTACGTCGCAGACCGTGCCGAACAGCAACGGCCCGGTCTTGCCGCACGTCTCACTGCGGCCCGCCTGCTTGGCGCAGTGATTGAAAAGAATACTTCGCTCGACGGTCTGACCGATAACAGCCATGGCCATCCACAGTATCTGGCACTTGAGCCACGCGACCGTTCGCTCGTTCGTGCTATTTTGGGCTCCGCACTGCGCAATCGCGGTAGCATTGATCGAGCAATCAACAAGCGTCTCGACCGCCCATTGCCAGAAAACGCGCATGCGCTCAAACACCTGTTGCATGTAGCCGTCGCGCAGATTTTCTATCTCAACCTGCCTGATCATTCAGCGGTTGATTTGGCCGTTGAAGCAGCGAATTATGACCCGCGTAATCGTAAATATGCAGGTCTGGTGAACGCTCTTCTGCGCCGTCTGTCGCGCAACAAAGAGCGTGCACTCGAGCACACATTGCAGCCCGAAAAAAATG
The Ochrobactrum sp. BTU1 DNA segment above includes these coding regions:
- a CDS encoding YggS family pyridoxal phosphate-dependent enzyme, with translation MSDIGSDIGANLNTVKTAIANAEKEALRKKGSVTLVAVSKTFEADEIRPALDLSQRVFGENRVQEAQAKWPGLREAYSGIELHLIGPLQSNKAADAVALFDVIETVDREKIAAALAAEIKKQGKSPKLYVQVNTGLEEQKAGIPPKEAVSFVERCRTEHGLSIEGLMCIPPADENPGPHFALLEKLARAAGVEKLSMGMSGDYETAIGFGATSVRVGSAIFGSRSYSPSA
- a CDS encoding FUSC family protein translates to MAFVHLSHPEKALLYASKTLLGCLICWFGLQWAGIEHPIWAVITVLVISDPDVRTTLALSQARAINTAVGCMIGMITIWLVGYSPVASLFGAALTVFVILMIDRYPVNWRLAPATVVIVMDAGRFAQTRNEELLLALSRLIEIALGCVVAIILAWIYTKLIEKVRAHRQPPRRQAEGE
- a CDS encoding Usg family protein, which produces MTTSAFNSKPALGAKSAFELQLAGYGLTTAKLFYHMPDHPHLLQLFVWQDYDIAPDFPVLHHFIEFWKEKIDGPLHSVVYVHCKLLGPSDWKHLQGEMLLH
- the acs gene encoding acetate--CoA ligase, with the protein product MSEKLYPVLPGAKKNTLIDNEKYLEWYNESVTDPDGFWAKHGRRIDWFKPFTKVKNTDFNGDVSIKWYEDGVTNVSYNCIDRHLKSRGDKVAIIWEGDNPYIDKKITYRELHENVCRLANVLKKHGVKKGDRVTIYLPMIPEAAYAMLACARIGAVHSVVFAGFSPEALAGRIVDCESTFVITADEGVRGGRPVPLKENTDTAIDIAAKQYVMVNKVLTVRRTGGKVSWGPGRDLWYHQEVASVEPTCEPEPMNAEDPLFILYTSGSTGKPKGVLHTTGGYLVYASMTHQYVFDYHDGDIYWCTADVGWVTGHSYIVYGPLANGATTLMFEGVPNFPDQGRFWEVVDKHHVNIFYTAPTAIRALMGAGDEFVTRSSRSTLRLLGSVGEPINPEAWEWYYNVVGDQHSPIVDTWWQTETGGILITPLPGATDLKPGSATRPFFGVKPQLVDNEGAIVEGATDGNLCIIDSWPGQMRTLYGDHKRFIEAYFSTYKGKYFTGDGCRRDEDGYYWITGRVDDVLNISGHRLGTAEIESALVSHHSVSEAAVVGYPHPIKGQGIYCYVTLMTGEAVQDEDALRKELVSHVRKEIGPIATPDKIQFSPGLPKTRSGKIMRRILRKIAEDEFGSLGDTSTLADPGVVDDLIENRQNKK
- a CDS encoding DUF1674 domain-containing protein; its protein translation is MTDKFNEPANDDNAEPRKFEDLPPAAQRALKEAEERRASENAEKLPREIGGRGGKDPARFGDWEIKGRTIDF
- the htpX gene encoding zinc metalloprotease HtpX, encoding MNMTKTAMLIALMTVMFMSIGYLLGGGGGMMIALVITIAMNLFGYWNSDKMVLRMYNAQEVDERSGSDYYRMVRGLAANAGLPMPKVYIIHEDQPNAFATGRNPENAAVAATTGLLNRLTPEEVAGVMAHELAHVQNRDTLTMTIVATLAGAISMLGNFAFFLGGNRENGNGIIGVIGTILAMIVAPFAAMIVQMAVSRTREYAADRRGAEICGNPLWLSSALGKIARGAKSVVNEEAEHNPATAHMFIINPLSGRGADNLFSTHPDTDNRIQALEQMAAEMGIRSAGMTQRNTAPAQNSGPWGQTSGNADKNNSGGSGSNSGYRGPWS